A window from Populus trichocarpa isolate Nisqually-1 chromosome 3, P.trichocarpa_v4.1, whole genome shotgun sequence encodes these proteins:
- the LOC7458222 gene encoding ABC transporter C family member 10 codes for MENDPHVDTSKILYEPLQGEEGNDTGEISSNENVTPFAKAGFFSTMSFWWLNSLMKKGKTKILEDEDIPQLRQADQAQTWYLMYMEQMSKLNEKGSSNPPSMWSMIFSCHQKQILISGVFALIKVITVSTGPLLLKAFIEVAERKAAFAYEGYALTMALFLAKCLESLSERQWNFRTRLIGVQVRSMLSAAIYQKQLRLSNDAKMNHSPGEIVNYVTIDAYKLGEFPYWFHQIWTTSLQLCLALFVVYYSVGLATASALAAIILTVLASSPLAKLQHKYQTKLMEQQDTRLKAISEALANMKVLKLYAWETHFRKVIEASRKEELRSLSIVLFQRGCQMILFWSSPIVVSVVTFWSCYILGIPLYASNVFTFLASLRIVQEPVRLIPDVATMFIEAEVSLDRITKFLEAPELQNKHTRQKGNDLELNLSVFIRCAEISWDTDPSSKATLRSINLEVKPGDKVAICGELGSGKSTLLAAVLGEVPRVNGIVHVHGEVAYVSQTAWIQTGTIRENILFGSTKDQVRYQEVLKRCSLLKDIDLLPFGDLTEIGERGVNLSGGQKQRVQLARALYRNADIYLLDDPFSAVDAHTATSLFNDYVMEALSEKTVLLVTHQVEFLPAFNSILLMSAGEILQAATYDELMASCQEFRELVDAHNDTVGSERNREYASVKTTTGVSKEEIQKTCIREQQTEASGDQLIKREERETGDTGLKPYIQYLSHRKGFLFCFLTVCLHFLFVVGQLIQNYFLAADIQNPYVSKVELFTIYSVIGFILAVLLLFRSFCLVRLGCDAAESISSTLVNSLFRAPMSFYDSTPLGRILSRVSSDLNTVDLDVAFKLAVSLGSTLNAYTSLGILAILTWPVLFLIIPMVYLCIAVQRYYFSTAKELIRISGTTKSSVVNHLAESIAGAMTIRAFGEEDRFFSHSLDLIDANASPYFHSFSANEWLIQCLEIPCALVLSASALAMTLFPLGASSSGFIGMALSYGLSLNVFLIISVQYQCFRAESIISVERLEQYMHLPSEAPEIIESSRPQSNWPTVGKVEIRNLKVRYQHNAPLVLRGISCVIEGGHKIGIVGRTGSGKTTLISTLFRLVEPTEGKIIIDGLDISTIGLHDLRAHFGIIPQDPTLFRGSVRYNLDPLSEHTDLQIWEVLEKCQLQEAIRQKDEGLNAKVAQDGSNWSVGQRQLFCLGRALLKRSRILVLDEATASIDNATDAILQKTIRTEFSDCTVITVAHRIPTVMDCTKVLAIRDGKLAEYDVPLNLMNKEGSLFGQLVKEYWSRSTNNGTY; via the exons atggaaaatgatCCACATGTTGATACTTCAAAAATTCTCTATGAACCTTTACAAGGTGAAGAAGGAAATGACACTGGTGAAATCAGTTCAAATGAAAATGTTACTCCTTTTGCCAAAGCAGGATTTTTTAGCACAATGTCATTTTGGTGGCTGAATTCATTAATGAAGAAGGGTAAAACGAAAATTCTTGAAGATGAAGACATTCCACAGTTAAGGCAGGCAGATCAAGCACAGACCTGGTACTTAATGTATATGGAGCAGATGAGCAAATTGAATGAAAAGGGATCATCTAATCCACCTTCAATGTGGTCAATGATCTTTTCATGCCACcagaaacaaattttaatttctggGGTTTTTGCATTGATCAAGGTAATCACAGTTTCCACTGGCCCTTTGCTTCTTAAAGCCTTCATTGAGGTCGCTGAACGCAAAGCTGCTTTTGCATATGAAGGTTATGCGCTAACAATGGCATTGTTTTTAGCAAAATGTTTAGAATCTTTGTCGGAAAGGCAATGGAACTTTCGAACAAGATTAATTGGGGTCCAAGTAAGATCTATGCTGTCTGCAGCTATTTATCAGAAGCAACTACGGCTTTCAAATGATGCTAAAATGAATCACTCTCCTGGTGAAATAGTGAACTATGTAACAATAGATGCTTATAAATTAGGCGAGTTCCCATATTGGTTTCATCAAATATGGACAACAAGCCTTCAACTGTGTCTTGCATTATTTGTTGTCTACTATTCTGTGGGGCTGGCAACTGCATCAGCTTTAGCCGCTATCATATTGACCGTACTCGCGAGTTCCCCATTGGCCAAGTTACAGCATAAGTATCAGACAAAGCTCATGGAACAGCAAGATACAAGACTGAAGGCCATCTCAGAGGCACTAGCAAATATGAAGGTCTTGAAGTTGTATGCTTGGGAAACACATTTCAGGAAAGTCATAGAAGCATCAAGAAAGGAGGAACTAAGATCACTCTCAATAGTTCTATTTCAAAGAGGGTgtcaaatgattttgttttggtcGTCTCCTATTGTAGTGTCAGTGGTTACTTTCTGGTCATGCTACATCCTAGGAATTCCACTTTATGCTAGCAATGTCTTCACATTTTTAGCAAGTTTGCGCATTGTTCAGGAGCCAGTGAGGCTCATTCCTGATGTTGCGACAATGTTCATCGAAGCAGAGGTTTCATTAGATCGAATTACAAAGTTTCTGGAGGCACCAGAGTTGCAAAACAAACATACAAGGCAAAAAGGCAATGACCTAGAGCTCAATTTGTCTGTTTTCATCAGGTGTGCTGAAATTTCATGGGATACTGACCCTTCCTCCAAGGCCACATTAAGAAGCATTAACCTAGAAGTTAAACCAGGAGACAAGGTAGCTATTTGTGGAGAACTTGGATCTGGAAAATCAACACTTTTAGCTGCAGTTCTTGGAGAAGTTCCACGAGTCAATGGCATA GTTCATGTTCATGGAGAAGTAGCCTATGTTTCACAGACTGCATGGATTCAAACTGGGACTATAAGGGAAAATATTCTGTTTGGATCTACAAAGGATCAAGTCAGATATCAAGAGGTGCTTAAGAGGTGTTCCCTGCTGAAAGACATTGACCTGCTTCCATTTGGAGACCTCACTGAAATAGGAGAAAGAGGTGTTAATCTGAGTGGTGGACAGAAGCAGCGGGTTCAACTTGCACGGGCGCTTTATCGGAATGCAGATATCTACCTCTTGGATGATCCCTTTAGCGCTGTCGATGCTCATACTGCAACCAGCCTGTTCAAT GACTATGTTATGGAAGCTCTATCGGAGAAGACAGTATTACTTGTGACTCACCAAGTCGAATTCCTTCCAGCATTTAATTCTATCTTG TTAATGTCTGCAGGTGAGATCCTTCAAGCTGCTACATATGATGAGTTGATGGCTTCTTGTCAAGAATTTCGAGAACTTGTCGATGCACATAATGATACGGTTGGTTCTGAAAGGAATAGGGAATATGCTTCTGTAAAAACTACAACTGGAGTTTCCAAAGAAGAGATTCAAAAGACTTGTATCAGGGAACAACAAACAGAAGCTTCAGGAGATCAACTTattaagagagaagaaagagaaacagGAGACACAGGCCTCAAACCTTACATTCAGTATTTGAGTCACAGAAAGGGGTTTTTGTTCTGCTTCTTGACAGTTTGTCTGCATTTCTTATTTGTAGTTGGACAACTGATACAAAACTATTTCTTGGCTGCTGACATCCAGAATCCTTATGTAAGCAAAGTAGAATTGTTCACTATCTACTCAGTCATAGGGTTTATCTTGGCAGTCCTTTTGCTCTTCAGGAGTTTCTGTCTAGTTAGATTAGGTTGTGATGCAGCAGAGTCAATTTCGTCTACACTGGTCAACTCTCTTTTCCGAGCACCAATGTCCTTCTATGACTCTACTCCTCTGGGAAGGATACTGAGTCGG GTATCTTCTGATTTGAATACTGTTGACCTTGATGTGGCATTTAAATTAGCTGTGTCACTTGGTTCGACTTTGAATGCTTACACGAGTCTTGGGATATTAGCTATTCTTACCTGGCCAGTCCTTTTTCTCATCATACCTATGGTTTATCTATGTATAGCTGTGCAG AGATACTACTTCAGTACTGCAAAAGAGTTGATACGAATAAGTGGCACAACCAAGTCTTCGGTCGTGAACCACCTTGCTGAATCCATTGCTGGAGCCATGACTATCAGAGCTTTTGGAGAGGAAGATCGATTCTTTTCACATAGTCTGGATCTCATTGATGCAAATGCAAGTCCTTATTTCCACAGCTTTTCAGCAAACGAGTGGTTAATCCAATGTCTGGAAATTCCGTGTGCACTTGTTCTCTCGGCCTCAGCACTTGCCATGACTTTGTTTCCTCTAGGAGCTTCTTCCTCAG GGTTTATTGGAATGGCATTATCATACGGTCTTTCATTAAATGTCTTTCTCATCATCTCAGTTCAATACCAATGCTTCAGAGCAGAATCAATTATTTCTGTAGAAAGGCTAGAGCAATACATGCACCTTCCTAGTGAAGCTCCTGAGATAATAGAAAGTAGCAGACCGCAAAGCAACTGGCCCACTGTTGGTAAAGTGGAGATACGCAATCTGAAG GTCAGATATCAACACAATGCGCCACTTGTTCTTCGGGGAATAAGCTGCGTCATCGAAGGCGGGCACAAAATAGGGATCGTTGGTCGTACTGGTAGTGGAAAGACAACTCTTATCAGCACTTTGTTTCGCCTGGTTGAGCCAACGGAGGGAAAGATCATCATAGATGGCCTTGACATCTCTACAATTGGTCTTCATGATCTTAGAGCACATTTTGGCATCATCCCACAAGATCCAACACTCTTTAGAGGGTCTGTCAGATACAATCTAGACCCCTTATCAGAACATACCGATCTACAAATATGGGAG GTTCTTGAGAAATGTCAGCTCCAAGAGGCGATTCGGCAGAAAGATGAAGGCCTAAACGCTAAAG TTGCGCAAGATGGATCGAACTGGAGCGTGGGACAGAGGCAACTATTCTGTCTTGGACGTGCATTGCTGAAACGCAGCAGGATATTAGTTCTTGACGAAGCTACTGCATCAATCGACAATGCAACAGATGCAATCCTGCAGAAAACTATAAGAACAGAATTTTCAGACTGCACTGTAATAACCGTGGCTCACAGAATACCAACTGTGATGGACTGCACTAAAGTGCTTGCTATAAGAGATG GGAAATTGGCAGAGTATGATGTGCCATTGAACTTAATGAATAAGGAAGGATCATTATTTGGGCAGCTTGTGAAGGAATACTGGTCACGGTCAACGAACAATGGTACCTACTAA